In Sinorhizobium sojae CCBAU 05684, a single window of DNA contains:
- a CDS encoding response regulator: MSPHGIALIADDDEFFRIALSAILKNQLGFAEVVETGSLDEAIERLADRDDCSVALFDLTMPGMESAASLGAVREVRPDIKVAVVSASSRRSDILTALGAGIHGYVPKSLGAQELAAALRVILNGAIYVPPSLAGQPTGPAKPEPAAPSTAPMETPQKRAMEFLTPRQREVLFLLVDGLSNKEIARKLRLGEGTVKIHMAALFRSLRVRNRQEAAAAGARLLPVVERR, translated from the coding sequence ATGAGCCCGCATGGCATCGCACTCATCGCAGATGACGACGAGTTCTTCAGAATAGCCCTCTCCGCGATCCTGAAGAATCAGCTCGGCTTTGCCGAGGTCGTGGAGACCGGCTCTCTCGACGAGGCGATCGAACGGCTTGCCGATCGGGACGACTGTTCCGTCGCCCTCTTCGACCTCACCATGCCCGGAATGGAGAGCGCCGCTAGCCTGGGAGCGGTGCGCGAGGTTCGCCCGGACATCAAGGTGGCGGTCGTTTCGGCCTCCTCGCGCCGAAGCGACATTCTGACTGCGCTGGGGGCCGGTATTCACGGCTACGTGCCGAAAAGCCTTGGCGCCCAGGAGCTCGCCGCTGCGCTGCGCGTTATCCTTAATGGCGCGATCTATGTCCCTCCTTCGCTTGCCGGTCAACCAACCGGCCCGGCAAAGCCGGAGCCTGCGGCTCCGAGCACCGCTCCGATGGAGACCCCTCAAAAGCGGGCAATGGAATTCCTGACGCCGCGGCAAAGAGAGGTTCTCTTCCTGCTCGTCGATGGGCTGTCGAACAAGGAGATCGCCCGCAAGCTTCGCCTGGGCGAAGGCACGGTGAAAATCCACATGGCGGCCCTCTTTCGCAGCCTACGGGTAAGAAACCGCCAGGAGGCGGCCGCGGCCGGTGCCCGGCTGCTGCCGGTGGTAGAGCGACGATAG